The following proteins are co-located in the Frigidibacter mobilis genome:
- a CDS encoding DUF3572 domain-containing protein, with the protein MAEGTMTRSAAETLAVQALGWLAADDELFGSFLGSTGAGVDEVRARAADPEFLGSVLDFLLMDDAWITGFCDAAGLRYDAPMRARAALPGGDAMHWT; encoded by the coding sequence ATGGCTGAGGGAACGATGACGCGCAGCGCGGCCGAGACGCTGGCAGTGCAGGCCTTAGGGTGGCTGGCGGCGGATGACGAGCTGTTCGGCAGCTTTCTGGGCAGCACCGGCGCCGGGGTCGATGAAGTGCGAGCCCGGGCGGCAGACCCGGAATTCCTGGGTTCGGTGCTGGATTTCCTGCTGATGGACGATGCCTGGATCACCGGGTTCTGCGACGCCGCCGGGCTGCGCTATGACGCGCCGATGCGGGCGCGCGCGGCGCTTCCGGGCGGAGATGCGATGCACTGGACGTGA
- a CDS encoding diguanylate cyclase, which yields MAGKILIVDDVATNRIVLKVKLASACYDTLQAANGTEALRLAHAERPDLILLDVQLPDMNGIAVCAALKADPATRAIPVVMVSTFRDPASKLRALRAGADEFLSKPLDEVVLLARMRSLLRARETEEELRLRDTTSRELGFAEVADSFDAPATIALVAARRDVALSWKRDLAPHLQDRLLVLDREDVLAETLTGTGQAAPDLFLLAADLALPGEGLRLMSELRSRSATRHAAICIALPPLAPETAAMALDLGASDVIAATACPEETALRLRCQIRRKRQADRLRAQVADGLRMAVIDPLTGLYNRRYALPHLARIAERAQQTGRHFALMLLDLDRFKLVNDGWGHAAGDAVLVEVAERLRSNLRAVDLVARLGGEEFLVAMPDTRLETGRETAERLRRVIEERPVTLPFGQGMVPVTVSIGLAIGGGPRNAIAPVDELMCRADHALLGSKAEGRNLVTISRPAA from the coding sequence ATGGCAGGCAAGATCCTGATCGTGGATGACGTGGCGACGAATCGCATCGTGCTGAAGGTGAAACTCGCCTCGGCCTGCTATGATACGCTGCAAGCGGCCAACGGAACCGAGGCGTTGCGGCTGGCGCATGCAGAGCGGCCCGACCTCATCTTGCTCGACGTGCAGTTGCCCGACATGAACGGTATCGCCGTCTGTGCCGCGCTGAAGGCCGATCCGGCGACACGGGCAATCCCGGTGGTGATGGTCAGCACCTTCCGCGATCCGGCCAGCAAGCTGCGCGCGCTGCGCGCCGGCGCCGACGAATTCCTGTCCAAACCGCTGGACGAGGTAGTGCTTCTCGCACGGATGCGCAGCCTGCTGCGCGCCCGCGAAACCGAAGAAGAGCTGCGCCTGCGCGACACCACCAGCCGCGAGCTTGGCTTTGCCGAAGTGGCAGACAGCTTCGACGCGCCCGCCACCATCGCCCTGGTTGCAGCGCGCCGTGACGTGGCACTGAGCTGGAAGCGGGATCTCGCCCCGCACCTGCAAGACCGCCTGCTGGTGCTGGACCGCGAGGATGTGCTGGCCGAAACCCTGACAGGCACCGGCCAGGCCGCGCCCGATCTGTTCTTGCTCGCCGCGGATCTTGCCCTACCCGGCGAGGGGCTGCGGCTGATGTCGGAGCTGCGCTCGCGCAGCGCCACCCGCCATGCCGCGATCTGCATCGCCCTGCCGCCACTGGCGCCGGAAACGGCGGCGATGGCGCTCGATCTGGGCGCCTCGGACGTGATAGCCGCCACCGCCTGCCCCGAGGAAACGGCGCTGCGGCTGCGCTGCCAGATCCGGCGCAAGCGCCAAGCCGACCGGCTGCGCGCGCAGGTTGCCGACGGGCTGCGCATGGCGGTGATCGACCCGCTGACCGGGCTTTACAACCGCCGTTATGCGCTGCCGCATCTGGCCCGCATTGCCGAGCGGGCCCAGCAGACCGGGCGGCATTTCGCGCTAATGCTGCTGGATCTCGACCGCTTCAAGCTGGTGAATGACGGCTGGGGCCATGCCGCGGGCGATGCGGTTCTGGTCGAGGTAGCCGAGCGGCTGCGATCAAACCTGCGCGCCGTCGATCTGGTCGCGCGTCTCGGCGGCGAGGAGTTTCTGGTCGCCATGCCCGACACAAGGCTGGAAACCGGGCGCGAGACCGCCGAACGTCTGCGCCGGGTGATCGAGGAACGCCCGGTGACGCTGCCTTTCGGTCAGGGCATGGTGCCTGTCACCGTCTCGATCGGACTGGCCATCGGTGGGGGCCCCCGCAACGCCATTGCCCCGGTGGACGAATTGATGTGCCGCGCCGACCATGCGCTTCTGGGATCCAAGGCCGAGGGTCGCAACCTGGTGACGATCAGCCGCCCGGCGGCCTAG
- a CDS encoding periplasmic heavy metal sensor, with product MTETGKAAAAPRSPRWMRIALVVSLALNLAGVGVVAGAALGHSKKPPHPPMVNDLGFGPYTDALSAEDRRALRRAFVERAPDFGELRRLMRGDFDRLLTILRAEPYDAGAAAEVISAQRDRARKGFDLGHELLLERLQAMQPAERAAFADRLEQVLSRPPGHPGKGPEREPGKDAAKD from the coding sequence ATGACCGAGACGGGCAAAGCTGCCGCTGCCCCGCGCAGCCCGCGCTGGATGCGGATCGCACTGGTGGTGTCGCTGGCGCTGAACCTTGCGGGGGTTGGCGTGGTGGCAGGCGCCGCGCTGGGGCATTCGAAGAAGCCACCGCACCCGCCGATGGTCAACGACCTTGGCTTTGGCCCCTATACCGATGCCCTGAGCGCCGAGGACCGCCGCGCCTTGCGCCGCGCCTTTGTCGAACGCGCCCCGGATTTTGGCGAGCTGCGCAGGCTGATGCGCGGTGATTTCGACCGGCTGCTGACGATCCTGCGCGCCGAGCCCTATGACGCGGGGGCTGCGGCCGAAGTGATCTCGGCGCAGCGCGACCGGGCCCGGAAGGGCTTCGACCTTGGCCATGAGCTGCTGCTGGAACGGCTGCAGGCCATGCAGCCCGCCGAGCGGGCCGCATTTGCCGACCGGCTGGAACAGGTGCTGTCGCGCCCGCCGGGGCATCCGGGCAAGGGGCCGGAGCGGGAGCCGGGCAAGGACGCCGCGAAGGATTGA
- a CDS encoding RNA polymerase sigma factor, protein MNMALDLRSDVSDEALLVLYANGDPEAARALTLRLAPMALRVAARMLADRTEAEDVAQEAMLRLWRVAPDWRQGEAKVSTWLYRVTSNLCTDRLRRRGRSVALDAVAEPEDGRPGAVAGLIEADRAAALEAALAALPDRQRQAVVLRHLEGLTNPEIAEIMEIGVEAVESLTARGKRALTAALAGRREELGYDNG, encoded by the coding sequence ATGAACATGGCCCTCGATCTGCGCAGCGATGTCTCCGACGAGGCCCTGTTGGTGCTTTATGCCAACGGGGACCCCGAGGCCGCGCGTGCGCTGACGCTGCGGCTGGCGCCGATGGCGCTGCGGGTTGCGGCGCGGATGCTGGCGGACCGGACCGAGGCCGAGGATGTCGCGCAGGAGGCGATGCTGCGGCTGTGGCGGGTGGCGCCTGACTGGCGGCAGGGCGAGGCGAAGGTTTCCACCTGGCTCTACCGGGTCACGTCGAACCTGTGCACCGACCGTCTGCGCCGGCGCGGCCGCTCGGTCGCGCTTGACGCGGTGGCCGAGCCCGAGGACGGGCGGCCGGGCGCGGTGGCGGGGCTGATCGAGGCCGACCGCGCCGCGGCGCTGGAGGCGGCGCTGGCGGCGCTGCCCGACCGGCAGCGACAGGCGGTGGTGCTGCGGCACCTGGAGGGCCTGACCAACCCCGAGATCGCCGAGATCATGGAGATCGGCGTTGAGGCGGTCGAAAGCCTGACGGCGCGGGGCAAGCGCGCCTTGACCGCGGCCCTGGCGGGGCGGCGCGAGGAACTGGGGTATGACAATGGCTGA
- a CDS encoding DUF983 domain-containing protein — translation MPQTATQTASQTTPDTDLSQIDEPERPLGPALKRGWKQRCPSCGSGPLMSGYLKVRDTCPVCGEPLHHQRADDGPAYLTILIVGHIMAPVILWAFIAFRPDPLVMASVFSVGTVALSLFLLPRLKGAMVGFQWAKRMHGFGAPERA, via the coding sequence ATGCCCCAAACCGCCACGCAGACCGCCAGCCAGACCACGCCAGACACGGACCTGAGCCAGATCGACGAACCCGAGCGCCCTCTTGGCCCCGCGCTCAAGCGCGGCTGGAAGCAGCGCTGCCCCAGCTGCGGGTCGGGCCCGCTGATGTCGGGATACCTCAAGGTGCGCGATACCTGCCCGGTCTGCGGCGAGCCGCTGCACCACCAGCGCGCCGATGACGGGCCGGCCTACCTGACCATCCTGATCGTCGGGCATATCATGGCGCCGGTGATCCTGTGGGCCTTCATCGCCTTCCGGCCCGACCCGCTGGTGATGGCTTCGGTCTTCTCGGTCGGCACGGTGGCGCTGTCGCTGTTCCTGCTGCCCCGACTGAAGGGCGCGATGGTCGGCTTTCAATGGGCCAAGCGGATGCACGGCTTCGGCGCGCCGGAACGCGCCTAG
- a CDS encoding NUDIX hydrolase: MTVAAPSRPDLPIRDAASVLLVRQGAAGPAVLMGQRGAAAAFMPSKFVFPGGAVDPGDAALPFAAPLNQGCAARLAVGDCPPAALAGAAIRELWEETGLRLGRPGIWPGTWPAATGTDPSDWAGFAEAGLLPDASPLHFVFRAITPPGRPRRFDARFFLADAEAVCGDPDDFRRATDELSFLHWVPLAEARRLDLPFITEVVLAEVAALCAEGLHQPETVPFFDNSGPVSTFRRIGAAA, encoded by the coding sequence ATGACCGTCGCTGCCCCCTCTCGCCCCGACCTGCCGATCCGCGATGCCGCAAGCGTACTGCTGGTGCGGCAGGGCGCAGCCGGGCCGGCGGTGCTTATGGGCCAGCGCGGAGCGGCGGCGGCGTTCATGCCGTCGAAGTTCGTGTTCCCCGGCGGTGCGGTAGATCCCGGCGACGCCGCCCTGCCCTTTGCCGCGCCGCTGAACCAAGGCTGCGCCGCGCGGCTGGCGGTCGGGGACTGCCCCCCTGCCGCCCTCGCCGGCGCCGCGATCCGCGAGCTGTGGGAGGAGACCGGCCTGCGCCTTGGCCGCCCCGGGATCTGGCCCGGCACATGGCCCGCCGCCACCGGCACGGACCCGTCGGACTGGGCCGGCTTTGCCGAGGCGGGGCTTCTCCCCGACGCCTCGCCCCTGCATTTCGTGTTCCGCGCCATCACCCCGCCCGGCCGCCCCCGCCGCTTTGACGCGCGCTTCTTCCTGGCCGATGCCGAGGCGGTCTGCGGCGATCCCGACGATTTCCGCCGCGCAACGGACGAGCTGTCGTTCCTGCACTGGGTGCCGCTGGCCGAGGCGCGCAGGCTCGACCTGCCCTTCATCACCGAGGTGGTGCTGGCCGAGGTCGCCGCGCTCTGCGCCGAGGGGCTGCACCAGCCGGAAACCGTGCCGTTCTTCGACAATTCCGGCCCCGTCTCCACCTTCCGCCGGATCGGGGCTGCTGCTTAA